The following coding sequences are from one Pelmatolapia mariae isolate MD_Pm_ZW linkage group LG4, Pm_UMD_F_2, whole genome shotgun sequence window:
- the arhgap44a gene encoding rho GTPase-activating protein 44 isoform X2, producing MKKQFNRMRQLANQTVGRAEKTEVLSEDLLQVEKRLDLVKQVSHSTHKKLNACLQGQQGTDMEKRSVKSPSKKLPLTILAQCMEEGAAVLGEDSLLGKMLKLCGETEEKLAQELIQFEYQIERDVVEPLYVLAEVDIPNIQKQRKHLAKLVLDMDSARTRYQQSSKSSSHPSTLQPGAKSESLREEMEETANRMEICRDQLSADMYNFMAKEIDYANYFQTLIETQAEYHKKSLEILHSVLPQIKAHQEAWVEKPSYGKSLEEHLSISGREIAFPIEACVTMLLECGMQEEGLFRVAPSASKLKKLKASLDCGVLDVQEYSSDPHAIAGALKSYLRELPDPLMTTELYDEWIQASNIQDMDKRLQALMATCEKLPTDNLNNFRYLIKFLAKLSEYQDANKMTPGNMAIVLGPNLLWTHNEPNMTEMMTTVSLQIVGIIEPIIQHADWFFPGEIEFNLTGSYGSPIHTNHNSNYSSMPSPDMDQSDRKQQHDQSRRPLSVATDNMMLEFYKKDGMGVRVMDTSWVSRKGSSTLARKASSTPPGMQGPSSPADTLIPEQPGELAISPSATPPLGERVCSDNVSPNRPDTSHAHPPPGEDRPPPPYPTSMCHTAPHHFYPKPPPCARPVAPGPESQPPGSPPPPMRWSGFTPPVPPPSSSSSSSSSSLDINSNPKPSCLHFPKHSPPGDMSHAPPQDTNASPLYVKTPLVLTRHDQSLGNPPSLPSSVPPPPPWAACPCARERGPPRLTSSLKSKELSPVIGHKAIQVAGPTVPPSSSPQSSSQSPHSTEHSPHTLRKGSKKLAPVPPKVPYGQSGGMSDQSTGQPSPVSLSPTPPSTPSPYGLACPPGQVPPSSPGQTPLGTPHSLSSPPSLTGTLTKSRPAPKPRQRPSLPPPQPPIAPPGLTGPPVAPVPQPMEQGLLDGLSPGESMSTDIFNYEIPSINVNLDSLIDEFSGAPCRRSMAVTDPEGDGVPEEEPQSTTL from the exons GGCAGAAAAAACAGAGGTGTTGAGCGAAGACCTTCTGCAG GTGGAGAAACGCCTAGATCTGGTCAAGCAGGTGTCACACAGCACTCACAAAAAACTGAATGCCTGCCTGCAGGGTCAGCAGGGGACTGATATGGAGAAGAGATCTGTAAAGTCACCTTCT AAAAAATTACCGCTTACCATCCTGGCACAATGCATGGAAGAAGGGGCTGCAGTGTTGGGGGAAGACTCTCTCCTGGG AAAAATGCTGAAGCTCTGTGGGGAGACAGAGGAGAAGCTGGCCCAGGAACTCATTCAGTTTGAGTACCAGATAGAGAGAGATGTGGTGGAGCCTCTTTATGTCCTTGCGGAG gtggaCATTCCTAATATCCAGAAACAGAGGAAGCACTTAGCTAAACTTGTCCTGGACATGGACTCAGCACGAACAAG ATATCAACAGTCATCCAAGTCATCCAGTCACCCCAGCACTCTGCAGCCCGGTGCCAAGTCTGAGTCCCTAAGAGAGGAGATGGAGGAGACAGCCAATCGGATGGAGATTTGCAGA gatCAGTTGTCAGCAGATATGTACAATTTCATGGCCAAAGAAATAGACTATGCAAACTACTTCCAGACG CTGATAGAAACGCAGGCAGAATATCACAAGAAGTCATTAGAGATTCTTCATAGTGTCCTACCCCAGATTAAAGCTCACCAAG AGGCGTGGGTGGAGAAGCCGTCGTATGGCAAGTCCCTGGAGGAACACCTGAGTATAAGTGGGAGAGAGATTGCCTTCCCCATCGAAGCCTGTGTCACCATGTTGCTAGAGTGCGGCATGCAAGAGGAG GGCCTCTTTAGAGTGGCTCCATCAGCCTccaagctgaagaagctgaaagcATCTCTGGActgtggagttcttgatgtgcaGGAGTACTCCTCCGATCCACACGCCATCGCAG GGGCCCTGAAATCATACCTTCGTGAGCTCCCAGATCCACTGATGACCACTGAACTTTATGATGAATGGATTCAAGCCTCCAA CATTCAAGACATGGACAAGAGACTACAGGCGTTGATGGCAACATGTGAAAAACTCCCCACAGACAACTTAAACAATTTCAG ATATTTGATCAAATTCTTAGCCAAGCTGAGTGAGTATCAGGATGCTAACAAGATGACTCCTGGTAACATGGCTATTGTCCTTGGACCAAACTTGCTCTGGACACACAATGAACC GAACATGACAGAGATGATGACGACCGTGTCCCTACAGATTGTTGGCATCATCGAGCCAATCATTCAGCATGCTGACTGGTTCTTCCCTGGAG AGATTGAGTTCAACTTGACAGGCAGCTATGGAAGCCCGATCCACACCAACCACAACTCCAACTACAGCTCTATGCCCTCACCAGACATGGACCAATCCGATCGCAAGCAGCAGCACGATCAGAGTCGACGCCCACTGAGTGTCGCCACTGACAACATGATGCTGGAGTTTTACAAGAAAGATGG TATGGGCGTCAGGGTTATGGATACCTCCTGGGTGTCTCGTAAGGGTTCATCCACCCTGGCGCGTAAGGCTTCCTCCACTCCTCCAGGCATGCAAGGCCCCAGCTCCCCTGCAGACACACTCATCCCCGAGCAGCCCGGAGAGCTTGCCATCTCTCCGTCTGCCACACCTCCACTTGGAGAAAGGGTTTG CTCAGACAACGTGTCGCCCAATCGGCCGGACACCTCTCATGCCCACCCGCCCCCAGGGGAGGACCGTCCACCCCCCCCTTACCCCACTTCTATGTGCCACACTGCCCCCCACCACTTCTATCCCAAACCCCCACCCTGCGCTCGCCCTGTGGCACCAGGTCCAGAGTCCCAGCCGCCTGgctcacccccacccccaatGCGCTGGTCTGGCTTCACTCCCCCTGTTCCTcccccttcctcctcttcttcctcctcctcctcgtcacTTGACATCAATTCGAACCCCAAACCTAGCTGTCTTCACTTCCCCAAACACAGCCCGCCTGGTGACATGTCGCATGCCCCCCCACAAGACACTAATGCTTCGCCCCTCTACGTCAAAACCCCCTTGGTACTAACCCGTCATGACCAGAGCCTTGGCAACCCCCCTAGCCTCCCTTCATCCGTACCCCCGCCCCCGCCGTGGGCTGCCTGCCCCTGTGCCAGAGAGAGAGGACCCCCCAGGCTGACTAG TTCATTGAAGAGTAAAGAGCTTTCCCCTGTAATTGGACACAAAGCCATCCAGGTCGCAGGTCCAACAGTACCCCCCAGCAGTAGCCCTCAAAGCAGCAGCCAGTCTCCCCACTCCACAGAGCACAGTCCACACACCCTCCGCAAAG GTTCCAAGAAGTTGGCTCCCGTGCCTCCTAAGGTCCCATACGGCCAGTCTGGAGGGATGTCTGACCAGTCCACAGGTCAGCCGTCACCAGTCAGCCTGTCCCCTACACCTCCTAGTACCCCTTCCCCTTATGGACTGGCATGTCCTCCAGGTCAAGTACCACCGTCCTCCCCTGGGCAGACCCCACTGGGTACACCCCACTCTCTTTCGTCCCCGCCTTCCCTGACGGGGACACTCACCAAGTCACGGCCTGCCCCTAAGCCCAGGCAGAGACCCAGCTTGCCCCCTCCTCAGCCACCCATAGCCCCTCCAGGGCTAACTGGCCCACCTGTGGCCCCAGTTCCTCAGCCCATGGAGCAGGGCCTCCTGGATGGACTGTCTCCTGGGGAGAGCATGTCTACAG ATATCTTCAATTATGAAATCCCCTCCATCAATGTCAATCTGGACAGCCTCATCGATGAGTTCAGCGGTGCCCCCTGCAGGAGATCCATGGCAGTGACAGATCCAGAGGGGGATGGTGTGCCTGAGGAGGAGCCCCAGAGCACCACTCTATGA